The Brassica rapa cultivar Chiifu-401-42 chromosome A10, CAAS_Brap_v3.01, whole genome shotgun sequence genome segment GTCGAATGATGAAACATGTTGTCAATTGTTCATCTTAACGCTTCTAGCTCCGAATCTGAATGCAAAACAGATTTAAATTCCAATTTATACTTGTATGCAGTGTATAAATAGATTACACAACGTACTGTATTTACTTTCTATCGATCCTTTTCTAATTGCTTAAAActcttataatattttcaaatatatatatggaattGAGATTTACAATTCTATATGTGATATACAATTGAGATTTAATTTGTTAGATTTCCAAAATTATCAATCGTAATAGTATACAAAGTTATCCTACTTACTAAGTCGGTGATTGTACGTAACCTATATTGAATGTGACATGATAcagtatcatcatcatcattcggATTAATTGACGACTAGGACATTGTATCCGAGTCTTATGAGAACGAACTTTCCTTATAGGAAGATCCAAAGGAGTAATAATTGTTTATTTAGACAAAGACCCTTATGTCTCCTCCTTTATACTTACGTACGTGCAATAATTCAATGGATTTAACAAACtccaatattaaaaacaaaaaaaaaagatgatctTCCCACAGCATTTCCCAGaaataaatcaaattaataTTCTATTTACATCAGTTTAGACCAAAATTAAACCACAAAACTTACAGAAATAAAAAGGGAGaatgattaataaaatattttgaacttCAAGGAGAAGGAGTCCCAGTAGTACTACTTAAACCGATGTCATTGTGTTTTCTTGAAGGACCAGAAGCTGGAACCGGAAACTGACGTGGCAAGAACCCCAAAAACTGTACATTTTTGTGATCTTGTACTTGACGATTGTGATGAGGATGAGGGGGTGAAACTACGTCGGGTTGTTTAGGTGGTGAACTCGTGTTGAACATGTTCGTGGTTCTAGCTCCATTGCAGCAACTCAAAATAACAAGAAGAAGACCGAGACTAAGGATTGTTCTCCTGAGTTGGTTGGTTCTTGATCTGCGGGTTCGAGAAGACATCTGATGAACTAAAGATTGGAGGAGACGATGAGAGAAAacgagagcgagagagagagtgggaaaatatttttgtttgtttgaatgGTTTTTAGGTagaattatttaatatttaaaggcgttttttttgtttgttgatgGGTGATGCAATGAAGGAGGCTGTGAATTGTTGACAGCAAGAAATATGGGCACATCAAGAGAGAGATAGAATGTGACTGAAAGATGTTGATTTGTGGTTCTATTcgtatgttttttatttacttatggTTCAATTCGTATGgttcttttcttcttatttcGTACGTGTGTTTCTTTTTATGTAAGGAAACTACAGAACCTAATTCCAAACTAAGCATGTTTTCCGTAGTCAAGTAAGAAAGCTTACTAGTCTGAACAGACTATTAGGTTTAGCGTTACTTATAGCTGTCTTTAATTGGGGTTAACTGGTAATTATCACATAGTTCTTAGAtttctaattttcttttaatgagTATTGTCATTGTTGTTTGCTTTTTTATATACGTCAATAAGtaatatattatcatataaGCGAAATGAAAAAGGAATAGGCgacaaagagagaagaaaatgaCATTAGAAATAATTAGTGGTGGGTCAAGGCAAAGCTTTTTCACTTCATATTGtccaaaaaattatattcatttGCTTTAGTCCAATATTGTATGTAAACGATCTCTAACGATTAGTTGAGCTAGCCAACGAGGCATTAGCATAGATACCTCTCTTATGTAGAATTATAGATTGACATTTTACAACCAAATAAGTTTGAGTTAGAACATGACTTGACTGTAACTCAATACAACTACTATACCACAAGACACGGAACAAGCAATATACATTACTATACATTTCTGCCACAAAATATCATCATCAACTGTTTACCTAATGAACATTGGTCCTCAATATAATCTACGCAAAGCCCATAGGTTTTACCAAATAATGCAAACCTAATGAGTTGTATCCTCTTTTGCGGCATAAATATTTAAGTGGAATTGCCTTTATTACCGACAAGATGGTAGAAGAGCAGAAGGAAACTGAAAATAGAAGGCAACAACAGTAGTTATGTCAGAAGaatcaagaaataaaaaaagctTGTCctattcaagtttttttttggtaaaactgtCCTATTCAAGTTTCTAAGCATTACTGTATCAACACTGTCTAATTCTACTATTACAACCCGCAACGTTCACGCGTTTTCTTCAATGCATCGCTCTCATTGAAGTTTTTTCTTTGTTGGTATGTCTACCCTGAGCTCCATGTATGTAACCAATTGAAATTCTATATAATTAGTGTTGTTGACGCAGGTCGGGCCAGAACATTTTAAATCTACCCATATAAACATCCACTTTTTCCTTGGTTCAGTTAAACCAAATCAACGTttgttatttttagttatttaaatcaaatttgTAATGGGCtgaattaaatttgttttttttttttgttgttgagaGTTTTTAGATTACCTGCAGATAGATAATGGAAATTTATAATGTGTGGAATCAAATAGAATGTAACGTCATATTATTGATATGTAATCATATCATTCACGCACTCATTGTTGTATAAAACTTAGAGTCTACAACGTCTAGTGACACTAAATGTCGAATAATGAAAAGGAGTAGGGAGGAAGAACAAAAGTCAAGTTCCCCTCGGGCATTACCCCTAAGCTTTCTTGTGGCGTAATCTGCAGGAAACCAATAAGAAAAAATTGGTTTAGTAATTAAACGAATATGAGGCCGGTACTGCAACCAGTCTTACCATCTCTGGGTTGGAGAAGGAGTTCTCATCCATCACACTGGCAGATGTAAgtactttcttcttttttgcagAAGCTTTCGTGTTGCTCGAGTCCAATCCAGTCATCTTTACCTTCAGCTCTACTGTCACGTTTGCAAAGTTAACAGcctgcaaatatatatatatggatatcaACCCACAACATTCATTTTTCAAACTCAAAATCTGTAAAATAATCACACTTGAGAAACAACACAAAACCTTAATCTGTATGTAATCAGAGCCATTGCTTTGGAAGGATATGGCAGATGCTTCAACATAAGAAGAGTTTCCCTCCATAGTAGAGCTGAGAAGAGTTGCTCCACTTGACTCTGTGAAGAATTGTTGGACCCAATAGCTTGGTGTTCCATACAAATGAGACGAGTTGAAAACTATAGCATCTGGCAACCAcctgataaataaataaaaacaaagcaaAACGTCTTTGATGATTTCTGACTAAACCATTCAATGTAACTAAagtgagagagatacacatacCTTCTGTCGTTTGTGTTAACGAAGAGAGGTGCATAGCTTACCATTCCTACAACATCACTGCAAACAAAAAACAAGGAgagtaaatgtaaaaaaaaacttttgttatgtgGTGGTCTAAACCGGAGAAAGACGAGAAAAAGTTGTGTAAGAAAAAACCTGTTCTTTTCCAAACCAAGGAGGAAACCTGCTTCACCAAGAGCGGCTAGAAGGTTTCCCTTATTAGCATCTGTTTCGCTCTTCGCAGCGTATTCACTAACGAAAGCCTGTGAACCAAACAAATGTTCAAAGCTTCATCAATAAGATATGCAGAGGCTATGAGGAGATGCTTAGTGtcttttaatttctaaaaacacTAAGCACATGATGCGTTCATTGTAAAAAGAAGTTTTTGTTGCATGAAAATATGAAGTCTTTTTATCACCTTTGGACCATCACGCGATGTATTGTCAAACTTATGGGACATGGAAAACAACTCCTTGGAAGGTTTATAAACCTGAAACAAGAAAAAGGAGATGCATAAACACAGTTTGATTGGCAATCATAAACGTTTGTCTGTGTATGTTTTTTACGTGAAAATCATAGTAATCAGCTGGGTGATCGAGTGGTTGAGACGATCCATCGCAGTTGGAGATGATTTTGATGTCCGGATAGGCTTTCTTGATAGCATTATAGAACACAAGGTAGTTTcctgaacaaaaataaaattgtctATCTAATTTAGTATATGAACAACGCTCATTTATCTTCATTAGGTACAcaaggttaaaaaaaaaaaacctttgtaGTATGTGTATTTCTGCAAACAATCTTCATTCCCGACCGCAACATATTTAAGGTCAAAAGGCGTTGGATGTCCCATTGCAGCTCGAACTGATCCCCATGTTGAATTAGCATCACCACGAGCAAACTCAATACCATCTAGCGCTTcctgaaaccaaacaaaatagAAAGAGATCACATTTTTAGTTTTGTCACTGCCTCACTAGTGAACCACAATCACTCTCTTAAACTTAAAAAGAAAGAGTTTCATGAGAATACTTGAACAAACGGCATGATACGTGCGGTTTCAACTTGATCATTATGACTCATTCCTGCAACAGTTTCAAAGAGGTTAATACATGTAGTAGTGAAAGTAAGAAGAAGTGTTAAAGATATAGTTAACTGAAGAGTTACCACTGTTAAGCACCCATATTGGAGCTGCACCGAGATCTTCAGCCAGCTGCAATAATATTTTGCTTAGAAAAATTAAACTTAGGTGAATGATTCAACACTTAAATATGGTTACAGAAAAGGTAAGAATATTTTTACTTGGAAGAACTCAAACTGACCAAGACCATCATCTGTCCAGTAGTTCCAAACATCACCAAAGTGGCCAGGCCTCTCTTCCCAAGCTCCCACGGTTTCTTTCCAGTGGAATGCGTTGCTTAACGAATCACCCTCCACATAACAACCACCTAACTCAAGAAAATACTTTATAAGTATTTTAGcttatttcacaaaaaaaaaaaatcataaaaaagactcgcaaaaatattaataagtcTTTTAGCTTATTTCATCTaattaattcatatattactAAAGATAACATGAAGTGAAATGGTGTTTTTGCAATTTAGAGATTACCAGGGAAACGGATGAAACGAGGTTTTAGATCAACCATCATTTGGAAAAGATCATTCCTAAAACCATGTCCCTGTGACCGAACCAAAAAAATGAATTAGTAGCTTGATTACTCTAGGCTGTTTCTCAAAGAAGTAAACAAACCTACCTTATAAGTATCCACAGGCATGGCTGAGACTTGATCAAACCAGATTGAACCATTTTTGGTAGTTGTCAATTGAAGCCTTGCGCCATCATCTGTTCCATTTGCCTCCAAAAGCATTTCCTTCTTTGTCCATTTTGAAACCTCAGAAGCCAAAGCTCTgcaagaagtaaaaaaaaatgataaacaaaCCAGTCTTGAAAAAATACTAGGAAACTATTAAAACAAGACTTTGAAAGTTTCGCTCTTACATAATCTGCTCTGATGCAAGAGTTAGTGATCCATTCGAGCTTGTCAAAGACACAGACACATCGATGTCCCCAGTGGAACGCACATAAAGGGTCACTTTGTATTTCTTTCCTTCTTCAatgttctacaaaaaaaaatggaagtgaatagaaattttatatttatcatcAGAGAAAATAGCAAAGTATGAAACGTACCATGCCCCAGTAACCCGGGTTATAAACCCCGACTCCTTCTGATGGACAACCACTGCTGTTACAAAACACTTCCATTCTAAGTGCAATTTTGTTGCGCTCAAAACATGAAGAGCGGTCTGTAACTACAGATATGGTTGATTCATCTCCAATAATGGACCAAGGCCAGATACTGGAAGGAATGATTTGTCCACCAGCTTCAAATCCTGGAGCAAAAGATTTAACAATGagtttagttttgttattttcaccA includes the following:
- the LOC103846861 gene encoding protein IDA-LIKE 3, whose amino-acid sequence is MSSRTRRSRTNQLRRTILSLGLLLVILSCCNGARTTNMFNTSSPPKQPDVVSPPHPHHNRQVQDHKNVQFLGFLPRQFPVPASGPSRKHNDIGLSSTTGTPSP
- the LOC117125733 gene encoding alpha-L-arabinofuranosidase 2 translates to MMDRKWCSLTFLTSICLILFLLGSYAAYEHFRRVDAREDNEKHYVTLQVEASNATGRPIPETLFGIFFEEINHAGAGGLWAELVSNRGFEAGGQIIPSSIWPWSIIGDESTISVVTDRSSCFERNKIALRMEVFCNSSGCPSEGVGVYNPGYWGMNIEEGKKYKVTLYVRSTGDIDVSVSLTSSNGSLTLASEQIIALASEVSKWTKKEMLLEANGTDDGARLQLTTTKNGSIWFDQVSAMPVDTYKGHGFRNDLFQMMVDLKPRFIRFPGGCYVEGDSLSNAFHWKETVGAWEERPGHFGDVWNYWTDDGLGQFEFFQLAEDLGAAPIWVLNSGMSHNDQVETARIMPFVQEALDGIEFARGDANSTWGSVRAAMGHPTPFDLKYVAVGNEDCLQKYTYYKGNYLVFYNAIKKAYPDIKIISNCDGSSQPLDHPADYYDFHVYKPSKELFSMSHKFDNTSRDGPKAFVSEYAAKSETDANKGNLLAALGEAGFLLGLEKNSDVVGMVSYAPLFVNTNDRRWLPDAIVFNSSHLYGTPSYWVQQFFTESSGATLLSSTMEGNSSYVEASAISFQSNGSDYIQIKAVNFANVTVELKVKMTGLDSSNTKASAKKKKVLTSASVMDENSFSNPEMITPQESLGVMPEGNLTFVLPPYSFSLFDI